Part of the Siniperca chuatsi isolate FFG_IHB_CAS linkage group LG6, ASM2008510v1, whole genome shotgun sequence genome, AAAGCTGCACTAAGATCCAGGACTGAAATAGTATATGAAAGGCTGTATTAATATGTATttatgcttttgtgtgtgttggtcatCCATTCACAGGCCAGCAAGATCACAGGAATGACCTGAGCCATCCCATCCATGCTGACAACTGTCTGCTGGACCCAGAGGCCAATGAGTGCTGGAAGGAACCACCAGCATATACCTACAGAGACTACAGGTACGAGGCTACCATTGTcaacattaaacaaaaaaattaaacctaCATTTCTGCAGCTGTCTTACACAGTGAAAGATGAATAATGTCACTATTATCTCCCTCAGTTTAGTGTTTCTGTACTAATCTCccctttacttttttattttcagtgcacTGTTATATCTAAATGGAGATTTTGAAGGAGGGGAGTTCATATTCACAGAAATGGATGCCAAAACGGTTACGGTAAGATGGTTCTCCTGAGATGTGAGATTTACTTCAAAATGATTTTACTGCACAGGACGGCACTGCGTAGGTTTGAAACCCACAGGGGGCAGCCACACTTCATATATATGCAGGTTATTTTAGTTTACTAGAGACTTGGTACTCTCCCAACATTTAGCCGGTCTCAAACCTTTTTTGAGCCCCACCTTTGGCTGAAATAACCACTAGGCTTATAGTCAGTTGATTATGTGAGGGTTAAATAATAAGAAGAATCATTTTGGGGTAATCTCGTAGCTTTCTATGGCCACAAGCATTGTACTTGACATCACATGAGtagaaataacaaacaaaatataaacacaacagGGTGTTCAAAAAAACAGTTTATGATCAGCCTTGGTGTTCACTTGGGGTTACACTCTAAGACCCTCCAGCAGGACAAATGTCTGCTTTAACAACCaagattaatttaaataaaatagtgaAGTGTTACTAATTTGAACAGATGATGGTAATTTTAACCTCTCCTCTGTTCCTGCTCCGTCTCCTCCATCCTCTTCAGGCATCAGTGAAGCCCAAGTGTGGCAGGATGGTGGGTTTCTCCTCCGGAGGGGAGAATCCACATGGTGTGAAGGCCGTCACCAGCGGGCAGAGGTGTGCTGTTGCTCTGTGGTTCACCCTGGACCCGCTCTTCAGAGAACTGGTAAACTAATGTTTCAGTTAAAGAACGTTTGGGAACCATAGATTAATAATCACATTGCTTCCAGGTTCATCCATATTTTAGTTCCCCATTTTGGATTAAATGcaagttgtaaaaaataataagcaTAGTGTTAAATTGGCATTTGACCAATTTTGTgcaatcatttatttaatttcaaacacAGGTTCTAAACTTTTTATTCTTTGAAAGGAAATAACATGTAATTATGACAGGGATTTACTGTCTCATTTTCTAAAGTAGTCAGTGCAGACATGTTCATGTAGTGATGCATTATAAGCCATGCTCAAGGGATGACAATGatggtctgttggtcggtccgccactttggtacagactgaaatgtctctaCAATTATTTGATAGATTACGATGAAATtttgttccccagaggatgaatccttgtgactttggtgattacctgacttttcctctagcacctcctgcagaaaaacatttttggtttttagtgacaTGTCACCACAACTATTTgatgggttgccatgaaatatggtacagacattcatgttttccTCAGGATGAgttgtaataactttaatgatcttctgacttttcaaaattttaatttctccaatactttggtttatgatcaaatacctgcaaaactacagGCATTCCCACCTAGCCTAGccaagtgctaattagcaaatgttaccatgctaacacactaaactaagatgtgttagcatttagctcccCACACCACAGTGCATAAGTACAGCCTAagagagccgctagcatggctgtagactctcatCTGACTACATCTCAATCTATCAGACAGCACAGCTTTAAATACTCAAAGCTTGTCTTTTTGAAATCATAAACTGGGGAGAGTGTTTCTTCCCCATACATGAAAGGCCTCTGTGCTCAAATTAAATTCTGGTGTCAGATATGGACACTGGTGGGAAAACTCTATAATATTGGACAAATCCAAATTGTTCAGTTTGGAAGGCACGTCAGATCAACACAGAAAATGATGGACCTCCTATTTGGCCCTTGGAAAGCAATGAGCCAGCGATCAGCTCTTGTTCATTTTCTATGAGAAATCCCATCTAATGAATTCTTTGTTAATCTGTATGCTTTGGCTAACTTTTAGTTTAATTATTGCTCTAGCTTGAGTATGaactttactttaaaaaatagattcactgtagctgttttttgtttttgttctttttttctctcctagGAGAGACTGCAGGCAGATGAGGTGATCCAGGCGTTGGACACACAGTCTGTGTGGGGCCAGGGCCTCAACATCAACCCTAAAGATGAACTGTAGGAGCAGAAAAACACCTGCATCCCACCCCATCCCCTTCTGTCAAATCCTTCTAtacattttaactatttattgaaTTGACCTTTGGATGAgaacatttctatttttgtacTGTTTGAAGTGCAAGATTAataatattgtcattttttgCGTTGTCAGTTGTAtggttgttgttattttgttgtttttttttttttttgcataattcTCTACACACCAGTACTTGAGTTAATCTTTGGTTCTTTGTCTTTCCTTGCAGCAACAGCTTCTAgtagagaaaaaaatccaattcactttgttttgttgtatctGGTGAGTTAGCAAAGTAGAAGTTTCATGTAAGACATAATCTCACTGAACTGTGAAGAAGCCAAAGAGAAGAACGgtggttgacattttttttgcttttagttGTGCTTGTTCTTGTTCTAGACAACATATTCAGTGGGTTTTATTCAAAAACACTatgtacagataaaaaaaatacattcattttagAGGTCAGTAGTTCAAAATAATATTAGATTCAATCTTCacaaatgttactgttacaTTTGCTATTACTAACTACATTATGTTATTGACAACAATGTTACAATGTGCCAGTAATAATTCTTTTCAACATAGGCAGTGCACTGATTTTCTAATTTGGGTATCTAATTTTCAAATAGCAGTCATAGAAAGAATTTAAGAAAGAGATGTGTTCTAATATGCTGAATATTTAATGATCATGCACTCTGTCCTTCTGTGTGTCAagtctgaaactgaaaatgtctcTTGTTACTGCTTTGTCCATTTTCCCTCTTGTTGTTGGCGTGATAAATCACTCCCCTCCTTTCTGGGCACACAGAGCAGAATACTGGTTTACATGTTCACTGACATGAGAACAtggtgtatgtgtttatggtttacttttatttatgtgtttttaataatagaCAGCTGCTGTTGTAACTGTCGGCATTTAATATGAGGAACTTTTATTCATAAAAGATGTCATCATTCCTGTTTCAAGGAATACATATTTGTTTggtcttttatttctttatatttgtgttGATGATACAGATGATAGGCCAAGTCGTGCACTGTAAATCCAATGGAAAGAAACATataaagtagtttttttttctacatagATTCAAACTGCTAACCAGAAACTTAATCCTTTCGTTTTATGAGGTTGGCCACTTTTGTTTCACTGATATTTAATTCTGAAATGCTGTagcacacaaaaatgtatgtgtacatgcctataaattaaaaacataatattCCATATCTATATTTAAtggtgtatttttgtttatttattcatgtcatAATGTTTAGCATGAAATTAAACATAATTCATTCTTTTGTATCAAATAAGAATGCCTTTTAAACAGCCAGGCATATTTACCAATAgtattttcctcttttaattCCTTTACAGTTTCATCTGTTCAAGTAACTAGTTGTAAAATTGAACGTATCCTTGTATGTAACCAAACACTCTCTGACAGGCATACAGTAACAAATGGTTCAGCTCTTGTCTTTATGAAGAGCTCCGTTTAAAGTAAAGTGCGTCATTGAGTAGAGGTCACTGCGGCAAACTTGTTTTTAACACAGCATAGAAATAGAATTAATAAATCAAAACCCTAACAACAACTGAACACAGAATAAACTGTCTTATGTTCTTCACCAAGTCTTGTGTTGTCCAGTCTGGTTAAATTTTAATGTACGATGAGATTCGTAGCATCAAAATAGAATCTAGTTTTTCGAAGAGGGCCATGTGAGAGCCATGGTGAATTTGTCTGGTTCAGAAGCGGTAGGCTAGCTGTTCAGTGAAAGTGAAGGGCTTGGTTTCATTGACAGTGCACAGCAGGTCCCTCATGCGTCGTGCATGTCGCTCCTCCAGCACCAACCTGCGGGAGCGCTCTCGAGCCGCCTGCTGCTCCGCTCGCTTCTCCGCCCGTTTCCGCTTCAGCCACCTGAGGATGGAGAATGGCAGGAGTGAATTTAATGTTGGCATACTGAGTGAATATTTCTATTGTCATATTACAAAAAACCCATAGTATTATACTGCGAGGATACAGTTGTTGATAAAAACATTACTACATTATCAGTTAAAATATCACACTTCTCATAATATAGGACTTATAACTGTAAatttataaatgtaatgtaaaattgaATACTATGTCATTGCCCAGCAATTAACTAACATTTAATGTATTTGAAAACAACATCAAGCTATGAAATTATCTGCCGCTTACGTTCTTTGTTGCTGGAGGCCTTGAAAGGAATGAAAAGGTAAAAGTGAACTCACAGTTTAAAGGCACGTTCACACTCTTCACGGCTGCGTAAGAGGTAACCACTGTCCTCCTCGAGCCTCTTCATCTCCAccagctgtctctctttctgctgctgATCCTGCTTCCTCTGAAGCCACAGCCTAAAAGACTCCTTTGGGTCACTGGAGTCTCTCTGCATGAGGATGCAGAAATACATCGAGTAATAAAGTGGAAACAATGGCAAACATTCATTacagcaatgtttttaattacCCTGACTAGTGCTGTGATTTGCTTTTCCTTGAATTTGAGGTTTAAATGAGGTTTGAGGATTATTGGCTATCTCGCTCAGCACAGAAACccacttcttcttcctctttttatgACAAATAGACCACTGTCACTACCTCAGGTAAAACTATTTATCTCCTTTGCTGAAGAGTATTTTGGAAATATGACTACTCTGCTACTGAGTGTCTAAAAAGCTTGGTATTCAAAGCTTGGTATTCAAATTGCATCAGAAGTTTAGAATAATTCTTAGTTATTGGTTAATACTGGATAGTGGCTGACTACTCACTAAAGACAGTATTAATGTCTGATCAAAACATAAATGTGAGAGCATAATTCCTACTGCAACCTAGCTACAGTCCTACCACTGAATCCTCATAGTGTATAAAACCTACTGTATATCACTGCTGTCCATCCATGCTTTGTTAGGTTtatgtgcccccttgtggtcgtaccttagaattcatcctctccATCTCCTGGGCTCGGTGGatccttctctcctcctgaAACTGCTCTCTCTTCCTTATCATCCAGGCCTTAAATGCCAGCTCATTCTCCTGCCTCTTCTGCTCTTCTTCCTCacgtttcctctcctctgcctgacATGGGATACATGGGTGATTAAAAGAGTGATTTAAGTAATTAACAACAAGCCTTAAAGTGGAAAGATGAATATAATGCATGtgctattttgttgttttgatgttaGATGTGCTACTTTTACTGCTGAGtgttcatacatttttatttgtatttcctACCTCTCTGGCCagcttctccttcctctcctggaTCTTCTGCAGCAGCTCTTTCTGCTGGGGGGAGAGGGTGTAGGTGGCCTGGCAGGGTGTCCCAGTGGCCGACTGCACCCGTCGCTTGCTGCCATTCCTTTGGCTGCCTTTCTGGCTGTGGCTAGCTGAGCTGGGCCTGCTCTTGGGCTGAGCTGGAGGTCTGGGGGCACGGAGGTGATCAACGCCTTGCTGGAAGGGGGAAGAGCCGgcacgaggagaggaggaggacctgTGGATCTTATTGGAGCTCACAACCTGGTCTTGGGGACGTGGGGAGGAGCGTGAGTAGTCACTGGAGTTGTTTGCTATAGGAGGCAGAAGGCCTTGACTCTCCACCTCTTTCAGGCTGACCAGGTCAAACTTACCATCCTTTTCTACAAGGACTCTGCCCTCCTTTTCCCCCTGCCCCCCCTCACTGCTCTCCCCAGCCCTGCCAGATCCTCCAGATCCTACACTTTCCTCCCGAGACGAAAGTTTTAGCTCAGAAAGCTTCCCTGACACTTCAGTCTCTGCCTCGGAATCCTTGGCTCTATCCTTGCTGCCCTTTCCCCCTTCCACCTCACCACTGCTGCCATCTTTCTCAAACTGCAATGGAGGCACCACTAGATCCACTAGCTTCTCTTTAAAATGCAGCCGCCTGCGCCTTGTCATATCTGGAGCTTCCTGGTCCCGCAGCTCCCGGTTAGCCTGCTGGATCTTTTCCATAATGTACTTCTTCTCCTCATCTGTCTGGTCATCCATCCCTGGAGGAGGTGGGACTATAGGTGATGACTTACTTGGGCTGTCTCTGTCTGAGTCATACTCTAATGGCTCCATAGGCGAGGGCCacctctcttcatcttcttGCAACTCCTCTGTTTTGctgcctctcttctcctccttgtGGCTTTTTGGCTTTCTTTTCGTTCTTTGCTGTTTCTCATCCTTCTCCAGTTCTTTGTCAATTTCTGCTTCTATGTCCTCAAAGTCAGGACCCTGTGGGATGGAAAGGCAGACACTCTGCATTCATTAATTAggtttaaatgtaaatgaatgagCAACATCAATACTTAGCAGGTAATAGGCATGCTGTGTGATAACAGACATGTGTAAGTGTGTTCATCAATATTGCATCCAACAGTAGTTGGTAGTGAAAGTATGCCACTGTATGTCAATAGAGTGGGTTTCACATGAAAGCAGGGAGATGTGCCAGCTCGGGTAACTCAACACTACTCAATGTCACACTTTCGCAGAGCAGGGTCAGGGACCCATGCAGCACTCAGTCTGCAGTAAGTAGAGCAGCACTCAAAACTCAGtttcacacaataaaacaaagaagcaaGGTGAAAAAAACAGACGGTTGAAAGAGGAGATGCAGTCTGTCCAATGCTCTTATATAAATTGCACTTTGTACAGTGAGGCCCGACTTACCTGGTCCTCACTCCGGCCTTCCTCACTGATCAGCCAGTCCAGATCTTTCTCAAAGTCGTCCTCATATTCCTCCTGGGATTTTGTGCAAACCACCTCACTCATAATCTTCACTGGAAGAAGATCAGACACAAACTTCAGATATGATTCTTGCCACATTAGCTGCAGGGCTAGTGAAGGAAAGTGatatcagtcagtcagtcagtcatgaGCAAGATATCTCAACATCCACTGACCAGATAACCAGGAAACTTGTTCTTGGATATCCCAAAAGGATGAACGATTTAGGATTTAGTGCCACGATTAGGCCAACTATCCTCTAGACCTACCATTGGTCCATGAAAAGGTCTCTCGAAAACTAATATGGAtagtcatggtccccagaagatgaattcAAATGTCCCCCAGACTTGTCCTCTTATACCAGCCTCAAGGCAAAACTCAAATGTGTGGCTCCACTACGGATAAAGCTTTTTTTTGCCAGTACGGGGTGTAATGATGACTGCCGTCCCTGTAGGTCACTACTgggctgatttaaaaaatcattataATGGGTAGAAAGACAGAACCCTAGTTCCACTCTCACTCTTATATCAAAGAATTACAAATATTTAGTACAAGGTGTTTGGTTCATCTATATCTAATGACATCCTTGACATCTCTGCATgtcaataataatacaaatgtatGAACATTAGTGTTAAACCCTGCTAATTGAAGACACATGTAACTGTGGACTGTTTTTTTGAATtctgaaacagtttgtcttacagttttaaaaatgtttatgctCTAAATTTCAGTTCATGTTCAgttttgtcattctacaacacagggctgcacaattaaattTAAGCTGTAGTCCCCattcacactacacacacagaacataaatacaaatatttaaaattagaatagataaaaataaaaacaatatatacagttacttacactggtgtgaaaaagtgtttgccctcttcctgattttttatttttttgcatgtttgtcacacttaaatgtttcagatcatcaaacaaatttaaattttagtcaaagataacacaagtaaacacaaaatgcagtttttaaatgaaggttgttattatcaagggaaaacaaaatccaaacctacatggccctgtgtgaaatagtgattgccccctaaacctaataactggttgcgccacccttagcagcaacaactgcaatcaagcgtttgtgataacttgcaatgagtcttttacagctgtggaggaattttggcccactcatctttgcagaattgttgtaattcagctacATTGGAGGTTTTTCgagcctttttaaggtcatgccacagcatctcaataggattcaggtcaggactttgactaggccattccaaagtcttcattttgttcttcttcagccattcaaaGGTGGatttgctggtgtgttttggatcattgtcgtgctgcagaacccaaggtCGCTTcggcttgaggtcacgaacagatggccggacattctccttcaggagtttttggtagagcagaattcatggttccatttatcacagcaagtcttccaggtcctgaagcagcaaaacagccccagccccagttgaactttttggacaCACaacttccaaaaagttcaacttttgtttcgtcagtccacagagtattttcccaaaagtcttggggatcatcaaaacttttgggaaaatactctgtggacaaaaatttaactttttggaaggtgtgtgtgccATTACAtttggcgtaaaagtaacaccgcatttcagaaaaagaacatcataccaacagtaaaatatggtggtggtagtgtgatggtctggggctgttttgctgcttcaggacctggatgTTATCAGTACATAGCCTAGCctacagtagagtacagtacagaTCAGAAAATCTCATGAGGTTTCATCTATTTGGATAATCAAAACAACATCACACAAATCAAATTACAAGCAAAATATTCCACATTATGAATTTACATTACTTTTTGTGTCACATGGATTGAAGAGCCATtgtttgttgtaaaaaaaactatCATTGTTATACCATCCACAAATCCAGCCTATCAATAACTCctcatcatcacatcatataTTTCTGTGGATATATGAGCTGTACAgaacatagactgtatatggTACAgaagtacttgtactgtacttgtgtTGGGGATTGGTAGTCCACCTGCTGGACTGAAGTCAGTACTACTACAGGGTTACCAGCAAActattctttcttgtttttgtcacagataTGACCTGTCTGCTCACATGTAGGCCCTAGGTTATGTTTACTGTAGATATGACTCTGTTGTGACTCAGAAACAATGCCACTGGCTTTGCCACTGAGTTTAACATACATAGACTCTAATCCAGTTTATCTCTGCgggctataaaaataaacagtacGGAGAAAGAATTAGGAGTGTGAATTGTAGGGCACAATTCGCGCCAACTGGAATCATATTACTCAATATTTTGGCTAGTGGGAATAAAAAGCAGTAAAGATCGTGGCAATATGGTTAGTAAACTTACCACCAGCAGGTTCTTGCGTAGTATTCCTGTTGAGTTAAAAGCGGTCAAAGAACACATCCAGCCGGGTTGTTTCGTGAATATCACTCCATCTAACTGGCCAACATAGTGCCTGTCAGTCTGCGGAGCAACACCTGTGCACATAATCTGCTTCTAGTCGCTCTACAGCCCTAAAAAGGTTTAACAGATCCGTCGTCATAGAGACCTACAACACGCTGTACAactggcgcatgcgcacaccGGACAGACGCAGAGGAAACCTCACTCACAAGTAGCCTAATAAAATCTCCATGTACTCACTATAAACAAGCGGAAATGTCCAAATTGTACCCGGAACgattcagaaaaaaaacccaaaaggtTACTATAAAACTAAAATAGCACTGTCTCTGTATTAATTtaacatgaataaaaatgaataaaattgcATTCGCATTAATTCAACCAGTATTTTTTATCTCGCTCTATGAGATTTaaagcattaaattaaaattgcaATGTCCATACCAAGAAagttacttttgtttgtttgggggtgtgcaccactaaagcacaatataaactgaaatatcatCAACTGAGGCCTTAAAGTGAGTCTTGCATTA contains:
- the ccdc181 gene encoding coiled-coil domain-containing protein 181, with product MSEVVCTKSQEEYEDDFEKDLDWLISEEGRSEDQGPDFEDIEAEIDKELEKDEKQQRTKRKPKSHKEEKRGSKTEELQEDEERWPSPMEPLEYDSDRDSPSKSSPIVPPPPGMDDQTDEEKKYIMEKIQQANRELRDQEAPDMTRRRRLHFKEKLVDLVVPPLQFEKDGSSGEVEGGKGSKDRAKDSEAETEVSGKLSELKLSSREESVGSGGSGRAGESSEGGQGEKEGRVLVEKDGKFDLVSLKEVESQGLLPPIANNSSDYSRSSPRPQDQVVSSNKIHRSSSSPRAGSSPFQQGVDHLRAPRPPAQPKSRPSSASHSQKGSQRNGSKRRVQSATGTPCQATYTLSPQQKELLQKIQERKEKLAREAEERKREEEEQKRQENELAFKAWMIRKREQFQEERRIHRAQEMERMNSKRDSSDPKESFRLWLQRKQDQQQKERQLVEMKRLEEDSGYLLRSREECERAFKLWLKRKRAEKRAEQQAARERSRRLVLEERHARRMRDLLCTVNETKPFTFTEQLAYRF